One Arthrobacter sp. FW306-07-I genomic window carries:
- the iolC gene encoding 5-dehydro-2-deoxygluconokinase, with product MTHELLTIGRISVDIYPNDIGVGLEDVNSFGKYLGGSPSNVAVAAARHGRRTGVITRTGDDPFGEYLHRELRKFNVDDTFVTPVKDWPTAVTFCAIKPATDEFPLYFYGRFPTAPDLQIRAEELDLDAIRQAGIFWSTVTGLCQEPSRSAHLAAHEARPRTGLAEGQFTILDLDYRPMFWASEEEARAEVAKVLPHVTVAIGNDKECAVAVGEGTPDEQADRLLAAGVEIAVVKLGPEGVMAKTRTERAVSAPVPVETLNGLGAGDSFGGAFVHGLLSGWPLAQVLDYANAAGAIVASRLSCADAMPTPEEVTSLLAERGRDVPATAPGTVTQLATEGAAL from the coding sequence GTGACCCACGAGCTTCTTACGATCGGGCGCATCAGCGTTGATATCTACCCGAACGACATCGGGGTTGGCCTGGAGGATGTCAATTCCTTCGGCAAGTACCTGGGCGGTTCACCGTCGAACGTCGCTGTTGCCGCCGCCCGCCACGGCCGCCGGACCGGTGTGATCACCCGGACCGGGGATGACCCGTTCGGTGAATACCTGCACCGCGAGCTGCGCAAGTTCAACGTCGACGACACCTTTGTCACACCCGTCAAGGACTGGCCCACGGCCGTGACGTTCTGCGCGATCAAACCGGCAACGGACGAGTTCCCGCTGTACTTCTACGGCCGGTTCCCCACGGCTCCGGACCTGCAGATCAGGGCCGAGGAGCTGGACCTTGATGCCATCCGCCAGGCGGGGATTTTCTGGTCCACGGTCACGGGTCTGTGCCAGGAGCCCAGCCGCAGCGCGCACCTTGCCGCCCATGAGGCCCGTCCCCGTACCGGCCTGGCCGAGGGGCAGTTCACTATCCTGGACCTGGACTACCGGCCGATGTTCTGGGCCTCGGAGGAAGAGGCCCGTGCCGAGGTGGCCAAGGTCCTGCCGCACGTGACTGTTGCCATCGGCAATGACAAGGAATGCGCCGTGGCCGTGGGTGAGGGAACCCCTGATGAGCAGGCGGACCGTTTGCTGGCCGCCGGCGTGGAGATCGCCGTCGTCAAGCTCGGCCCCGAAGGCGTGATGGCCAAGACCCGCACCGAACGTGCGGTCTCCGCCCCCGTCCCGGTGGAGACGCTGAACGGCCTGGGTGCCGGCGACTCCTTCGGCGGCGCCTTTGTCCACGGGCTGCTGTCCGGCTGGCCGCTGGCCCAGGTCCTGGACTACGCAAATGCCGCTGGGGCGATCGTTGCCTCGCGGTTGTCCTGCGCTGATGCGATGCCGACGCCGGAGGAAGTCACCTCGCTGCTGGCCGAACGCGGCCGCGATGTCCCTGCTACTGCTCCGGGCACTGTTACCCAGCTTGCCACCGAAGGAGCAGCACTGTGA
- a CDS encoding Cgl0159 family (beta/alpha)8-fold protein gives MTLTPLTPDSALNDDPRRYEHLSTIRLEDPDAVARAAKSRRRHPGLKAGRQNFIVAADHPARGALAVGNDPVAMADRRQLLDRLQMALANPAVDGVLASPDIMDDLLLLGALDGKLVFGSMNRGGLAGLVNEFDDRFTGHTAAALEALGADGGKMLTRICLGDPDTVVTLEATAKAIDSLAERKLIAMVEPFLSVRENGRVRNDLSTNAVIKSIAIAEGLGSTSAYTWMKLPVVAEMERVMAATTMPTVLLGGDPDGSQDEVFASWQAALTLPGVQGLTVGRTLLYPADGDVAGAVATAASLLHHTAEASE, from the coding sequence GTGACGCTCACGCCCCTAACCCCTGACAGTGCCCTGAACGACGATCCGCGCCGCTACGAGCACCTAAGCACCATCCGCCTGGAAGATCCGGATGCTGTGGCCCGGGCTGCCAAGTCCCGCCGCCGCCACCCCGGCCTCAAGGCCGGTCGGCAGAACTTCATCGTTGCCGCAGACCACCCTGCCCGCGGCGCCCTGGCGGTCGGCAACGACCCGGTGGCCATGGCTGACCGCCGCCAGTTGCTGGACCGTTTGCAGATGGCGCTGGCCAACCCCGCCGTCGATGGTGTCCTGGCCTCCCCGGACATTATGGATGACCTGCTGCTCCTGGGTGCCCTGGACGGCAAGCTGGTGTTCGGTTCGATGAACCGCGGTGGCCTGGCCGGGCTGGTCAACGAGTTCGATGACCGGTTCACCGGGCACACCGCCGCCGCCCTTGAGGCCCTGGGCGCGGACGGCGGGAAGATGCTCACCCGCATCTGCCTGGGCGACCCCGACACCGTGGTGACCCTGGAGGCGACCGCCAAGGCCATCGATTCCCTGGCCGAGCGGAAGCTGATTGCCATGGTGGAACCGTTCCTGTCCGTCCGGGAGAACGGCCGGGTTCGCAACGACCTGTCGACCAATGCGGTGATCAAGTCCATCGCGATCGCAGAGGGCCTGGGTTCCACCAGCGCGTATACCTGGATGAAGCTTCCGGTGGTGGCTGAGATGGAACGCGTCATGGCCGCCACCACCATGCCCACCGTCCTGCTGGGCGGAGACCCGGACGGGTCCCAAGACGAGGTCTTTGCGTCCTGGCAGGCAGCCCTTACCCTGCCCGGCGTGCAGGGCCTCACGGTTGGCCGGACCCTGCTCTACCCCGCCGACGGGGACGTCGCGGGCGCCGTCGCCACGGCCGCTTCCCTCCTTCACCACACCGCAGAAGCATCGGAGTAA
- the iolD gene encoding 3D-(3,5/4)-trihydroxycyclohexane-1,2-dione acylhydrolase (decyclizing), which translates to MTVAQAVVEYLSKQYTVDSVGGVEFRERLIPGTFGIFGHGNVAGVGQALKQYQQLDPAIMPYYQGRNEQAQVHQAVGYARHTRRRQTYAISTSIGPGSSNLLTGAALATTNRLPVLLLPSDTFATRAADPVLQQLEQPYAYDLTVNDAFRPLSKFFDRVNRPEQLFSAFHHGLRVLTDPAETGAVTISLPQDVQAEAFDVPEEFLAEREWRIRRPDAEDDDIARAAAAIRAAKSPLIIAGGGVLYAYANDELAKFVELTGIPVGNTQAGVGVLPWDHKYSLGAIGSTGTTAANAIAAGADLIIGIGTRYEDFTTASRTAFQNPDVKFVNINVAPIDAYKHGTTLPIVADARKALVKLNAALGGYRVGADLEQKIEAEKKRWNATVDEAFDTRYTPLPAQNEIIGATNRAMDARDVVVCAAGSLPGDLHKMWRVRDPFGYHVEYAYSCMGYEIPGGLGVKRAVIAEAASTTAAGGSGDQVRDVVVMVGDGSYLMMHTELVTAVAERIKLIVVLIQNHGFASIGSLSESLGSQRFGTKYRALNEEAHSFDEGETLPVDLALNAQSLGVKVIRIEPGEKVIAELEQAVRDAKAAPEGSGPILIHVESDPLLDAPSSESWWDVPVSQVAELESTKQAFQAYTEHKSRQRKLLG; encoded by the coding sequence ATGACCGTTGCCCAAGCCGTCGTCGAATACCTTTCCAAGCAGTACACCGTTGACTCGGTTGGCGGTGTTGAGTTCCGTGAGCGTCTCATTCCTGGGACGTTCGGGATTTTCGGGCACGGCAACGTGGCCGGAGTGGGCCAGGCGCTGAAGCAGTACCAGCAGCTGGATCCGGCCATCATGCCGTACTACCAGGGCCGGAACGAACAGGCCCAGGTCCACCAGGCCGTCGGCTACGCCCGGCACACCCGCCGCCGCCAGACCTACGCGATCAGCACCTCGATCGGCCCGGGCTCGTCCAACCTGCTGACCGGCGCCGCGCTGGCCACCACCAACCGCCTGCCGGTGCTGCTGCTGCCCAGTGACACCTTTGCCACCCGCGCCGCGGACCCGGTGCTGCAGCAGCTCGAACAGCCCTACGCCTACGACCTGACGGTCAATGATGCGTTCCGGCCGCTGTCCAAGTTCTTCGACCGCGTCAACCGGCCGGAGCAGTTGTTCTCCGCGTTCCACCACGGACTGCGCGTCCTCACCGACCCGGCCGAGACGGGAGCGGTGACGATTTCGTTGCCGCAGGACGTTCAGGCCGAGGCCTTCGATGTTCCCGAGGAGTTCCTGGCCGAGCGGGAGTGGCGGATCCGCCGCCCCGACGCCGAGGACGACGACATCGCCCGCGCCGCCGCGGCGATACGGGCCGCCAAGAGCCCGCTGATCATTGCCGGCGGCGGCGTCCTGTACGCCTACGCAAACGATGAGCTCGCGAAGTTCGTGGAGCTGACCGGCATCCCGGTGGGGAACACGCAGGCCGGCGTCGGCGTGCTGCCCTGGGACCACAAGTACTCCCTGGGCGCCATCGGGTCCACGGGCACGACGGCGGCGAACGCCATCGCCGCCGGGGCGGACCTGATCATCGGCATCGGCACCCGCTACGAGGACTTCACCACGGCGTCCCGGACCGCCTTCCAGAACCCGGACGTGAAGTTCGTGAACATCAACGTCGCCCCGATCGACGCCTACAAGCACGGCACCACGCTTCCGATCGTCGCCGATGCCCGCAAGGCACTGGTCAAGCTCAACGCAGCCCTTGGCGGGTACCGGGTGGGAGCAGACCTTGAGCAGAAGATCGAGGCCGAGAAGAAGCGCTGGAACGCCACCGTGGACGAGGCCTTCGACACCCGCTACACCCCGCTGCCGGCGCAGAACGAAATCATCGGCGCTACCAACCGGGCCATGGACGCCCGCGACGTGGTGGTCTGCGCCGCCGGTTCCCTGCCCGGTGACCTGCACAAGATGTGGCGGGTCCGGGACCCGTTCGGTTACCACGTTGAGTACGCCTATTCCTGCATGGGCTATGAGATCCCCGGCGGCCTGGGCGTCAAGCGCGCCGTGATCGCCGAAGCGGCAAGTACGACGGCGGCCGGAGGGTCAGGCGATCAGGTGCGGGACGTCGTCGTCATGGTGGGGGACGGCTCCTACCTGATGATGCATACCGAACTGGTTACCGCCGTCGCAGAACGCATCAAGCTGATCGTGGTCCTGATCCAGAACCACGGCTTCGCCTCCATCGGCTCGCTCTCCGAATCCCTCGGCTCGCAGCGGTTCGGAACCAAGTACCGGGCCTTGAACGAAGAGGCGCACAGCTTTGATGAGGGCGAGACCCTGCCCGTGGACCTGGCCCTGAACGCCCAGTCCCTGGGCGTGAAGGTCATCCGGATCGAACCCGGCGAGAAGGTCATCGCAGAACTCGAACAGGCCGTCCGCGACGCAAAGGCCGCGCCCGAAGGCAGCGGCCCCATCTTAATCCACGTCGAATCAGATCCGCTCCTGGACGCGCCGTCCTCCGAGTCCTGGTGGGACGTCCCCGTCTCCCAGGTGGCCGAACTGGAATCCACCAAGCAGGCCTTCCAGGCCTACACCGAGCACAAGTCACGCCAGCGCAAACTGCTCGGCTAA
- a CDS encoding CoA-acylating methylmalonate-semialdehyde dehydrogenase has product MTATITQATVINHFLNGAETAGEGDRTTPVYNPATGAVSATLRLANRADLDTAVAAARKAADTWGDIALAKRTAVLFKFRELVAAHVDELAQLVTAEHGKVLSDAKGEIGRGLEVVEFACGIPTLLKGDYSDQVSTGIDVFSFREPLGVVAGITPFNFPVMVPLWMAPMAIATGNAFILKPSERGPSASLLLAKLWKEAGLPDGVFQVLHGDKETVDGLLTHPDVDGISFVGSTPIAQYVHETATRHGKRVQALGGAKNHAIILPDADLDNAADHLAAAAFGSAGERCMAISVAVAVGDAADALVAKVQERAEAVKVNNGTEPDAEMGPVITPASKERIVRIVTEAETAGAAMVVDGRDLVVPGHENGFWVGPTVIDHVKTEMTAYKEEIFGPVLVVVRVDTLEDGIQLINANPYGNGTAIFTSSGAAARKFQRSVTVGMIGINVPLPVPVAYHSFGGWKASLFGDKHIYGPEGVSFYTRGKVVTSRWPETHHASGASYNFPSN; this is encoded by the coding sequence ATGACTGCCACCATCACCCAGGCCACCGTCATCAACCACTTTCTCAACGGCGCCGAAACCGCCGGCGAAGGCGACCGCACCACGCCCGTGTACAACCCGGCCACCGGTGCCGTATCCGCCACCCTGCGCCTGGCCAACCGCGCCGACCTGGACACCGCCGTCGCCGCCGCCCGCAAGGCCGCCGACACCTGGGGTGACATCGCCCTGGCCAAGCGCACCGCGGTACTGTTCAAATTCCGTGAACTCGTCGCCGCGCACGTGGACGAACTCGCCCAGCTCGTGACCGCCGAGCACGGCAAGGTCCTCTCGGACGCCAAGGGCGAGATCGGCCGAGGCCTGGAAGTCGTCGAGTTCGCCTGCGGCATCCCCACGCTGCTCAAGGGTGACTACTCGGACCAGGTCTCCACCGGCATCGACGTCTTCTCCTTCCGCGAGCCCCTCGGCGTCGTCGCCGGCATCACGCCGTTCAACTTTCCCGTCATGGTGCCGCTGTGGATGGCCCCGATGGCCATCGCCACCGGCAACGCGTTCATCCTCAAACCCTCCGAGCGTGGCCCCTCGGCCTCGCTGCTGCTGGCCAAGCTCTGGAAGGAAGCCGGGTTGCCGGACGGTGTGTTCCAAGTCCTGCACGGCGACAAGGAAACCGTCGACGGGCTGCTGACCCACCCCGACGTGGACGGCATCAGCTTCGTCGGCTCCACCCCGATCGCCCAGTACGTCCACGAGACCGCCACCAGGCACGGCAAGCGCGTCCAGGCCCTGGGCGGGGCGAAAAACCACGCCATCATCCTGCCCGACGCCGACCTCGACAACGCCGCCGACCACCTCGCCGCCGCCGCGTTCGGCTCTGCCGGCGAACGCTGCATGGCCATCTCCGTCGCCGTGGCCGTTGGCGACGCCGCCGACGCCCTGGTCGCGAAAGTCCAGGAACGCGCCGAAGCCGTCAAGGTCAACAACGGCACCGAGCCCGATGCCGAAATGGGCCCGGTCATCACCCCGGCCTCCAAGGAACGCATCGTCAGGATCGTCACCGAAGCCGAAACCGCCGGCGCCGCCATGGTCGTGGACGGCCGCGACCTCGTGGTCCCGGGCCACGAGAACGGCTTCTGGGTCGGCCCCACCGTGATCGACCACGTCAAGACTGAAATGACCGCCTACAAGGAGGAAATCTTCGGACCCGTCCTGGTCGTGGTCCGCGTCGACACCCTCGAAGACGGCATCCAGCTCATCAACGCCAACCCCTACGGCAACGGCACGGCCATCTTCACCTCCTCCGGCGCCGCCGCCCGCAAGTTCCAGCGCTCCGTCACCGTGGGCATGATCGGCATCAACGTGCCCCTCCCGGTTCCGGTGGCCTACCACTCCTTCGGCGGCTGGAAGGCCTCCCTCTTCGGCGACAAGCACATCTACGGCCCCGAAGGCGTGAGCTTCTATACCCGCGGCAAGGTGGTCACCTCCCGCTGGCCCGAAACCCACCACGCCTCCGGCGCCTCCTACAACTTCCCCTCCAACTAA
- a CDS encoding sugar phosphate isomerase/epimerase family protein: MTENKLIIGTAPDSWGVWFADDPKQTPWERFLDEVAESGYKWIELGPYGYLPTDPARLAEELKQRDLQISAGTVFTAFHRGLDQWEKAWEPARKVAELTAAMGGEHMVVIPAMWRDDVTGQAVESGTLTDKAWSDLFSGHNRLGKTLLEDFGLKQQFHSHADSHVGAQEDIETLLGATDPQYLNLCLDTGHAEYCGASSLDLIKNYPDRIGYLHLKQINPEILRRVNEQNMTWAAANLAGVMTEPPNGLPDLRAVIEAVEALNRPIFGIVEQDMYPVAFDVPMPIAKRTRNYLLSCGSRTTVS; encoded by the coding sequence ATGACTGAGAACAAGCTGATCATCGGCACGGCACCGGACTCCTGGGGTGTTTGGTTCGCGGACGACCCAAAGCAGACCCCGTGGGAACGCTTCCTGGATGAAGTAGCCGAGTCCGGCTACAAGTGGATCGAACTGGGCCCCTACGGCTACCTTCCCACGGACCCAGCCCGCCTCGCCGAGGAACTTAAGCAGCGCGACCTGCAGATCTCCGCCGGCACCGTGTTCACGGCCTTTCACCGGGGCCTGGACCAGTGGGAAAAGGCCTGGGAGCCGGCCCGCAAGGTGGCCGAACTGACCGCGGCCATGGGCGGCGAGCACATGGTTGTCATTCCGGCCATGTGGCGCGACGACGTCACCGGCCAAGCGGTGGAGAGCGGGACCCTGACCGACAAAGCCTGGAGTGACCTGTTCTCCGGCCACAACCGGCTGGGCAAGACCCTGCTGGAGGACTTCGGCCTGAAGCAGCAGTTCCACTCCCACGCCGACTCCCACGTTGGCGCGCAGGAGGACATCGAAACGCTGCTGGGCGCCACGGATCCGCAGTACCTCAACCTCTGCCTGGACACCGGACACGCCGAATACTGCGGCGCCTCCAGCCTGGACCTGATCAAGAACTACCCGGACCGCATCGGCTACCTGCACCTGAAGCAGATCAACCCGGAGATCCTCAGACGAGTCAACGAGCAAAATATGACGTGGGCCGCCGCGAACCTGGCCGGCGTCATGACCGAGCCGCCCAACGGCCTGCCGGACCTGCGCGCGGTCATCGAAGCTGTGGAAGCACTGAACCGGCCCATTTTCGGCATCGTGGAGCAGGATATGTACCCCGTGGCCTTCGACGTTCCCATGCCCATCGCCAAGCGGACCCGCAACTACCTGCTGTCCTGCGGCTCCCGCACGACCGTCAGCTGA
- a CDS encoding Gfo/Idh/MocA family protein — MTETLRVAVIGAGRMGADHIQRLNQRIHGAEVAAVVDVDLARAQAAVEGIPGAVALADAEEALDNGDVNAVLIATPGFLHQDILLKAIARDIPILCEKPLTPDAESSWKIVEAEVALGHKRIQVGFMRRFDAEYATLGSIIRNHELGELLMLHHQHRNPNTPPGFTNEMLINDSVVHEFDAIRYFAGEEITSVQVRLGKATRNAPNGQHDPQHVLIETESGVLADVEIYVNAKFGYEVATQASFEDGIVSIGGDKGPYTRSAGRWGGNVTPGFEERFGPAYDVEIQAWVDAAVKGDIGGPSAWDGYATAACCEAGVEAQKNGEKVTVKLNPKPDLYK, encoded by the coding sequence ATGACTGAAACCCTCCGCGTTGCCGTCATCGGCGCAGGCCGTATGGGCGCAGACCACATCCAACGCCTCAACCAGCGCATCCACGGAGCCGAAGTTGCCGCCGTCGTCGACGTCGACCTCGCCCGCGCCCAGGCCGCCGTCGAAGGCATCCCGGGCGCAGTGGCCCTGGCGGACGCCGAAGAGGCCCTCGACAATGGCGACGTCAATGCCGTCCTGATTGCCACCCCCGGCTTCCTGCACCAGGACATCCTGTTGAAGGCAATAGCCAGGGACATCCCGATCCTGTGCGAAAAGCCCCTCACGCCCGACGCCGAATCCTCCTGGAAGATTGTCGAAGCCGAGGTGGCACTGGGGCACAAGCGCATCCAGGTGGGCTTCATGCGCCGTTTCGACGCCGAATACGCCACGTTAGGCTCGATCATCCGCAACCATGAACTGGGCGAGTTGCTGATGTTGCACCACCAGCACCGCAACCCCAACACGCCCCCGGGCTTTACCAACGAGATGCTCATTAACGACTCCGTGGTCCATGAGTTTGACGCGATCCGGTACTTCGCCGGCGAGGAAATCACCAGCGTCCAGGTCCGGCTGGGCAAGGCCACCCGCAATGCCCCGAACGGCCAGCACGATCCCCAGCACGTGCTGATCGAAACCGAGTCGGGTGTCCTGGCCGACGTCGAAATCTACGTCAACGCCAAGTTTGGCTACGAGGTGGCCACGCAGGCCTCCTTTGAGGACGGCATCGTGAGCATCGGCGGCGACAAGGGCCCGTACACCCGCAGCGCCGGCCGTTGGGGCGGCAACGTCACCCCGGGCTTCGAGGAACGTTTCGGCCCGGCGTACGACGTCGAAATCCAGGCATGGGTGGACGCGGCAGTCAAGGGCGACATCGGCGGCCCCTCCGCCTGGGACGGGTACGCCACCGCTGCGTGCTGCGAAGCAGGCGTCGAAGCGCAGAAGAACGGCGAAAAGGTCACCGTAAAGCTGAACCCCAAGCCCGACCTCTACAAGTAG
- a CDS encoding sugar porter family MFS transporter produces MTSLHRGTAGREPGNHKWALRTATVTATLGGLLFGYDTGVINGALPYMQEDLGLTPLTEGLVTSSLLFGAAFGALFGGRLADRHGRRRMLMVLALIFLAGTMGCTFAPSTEVMIAARFILGLAVGGASVTVPVYLAEVSPSNRRGRIVTQNELMIVTGQLLAFIFNAYLGNSFGESHGIWRWMLVIATLPAVALWIGMNYMPESPRWLASMGSFEATLSVLKRIRSQAEARREFEEVKAMAVEDYKSKMGSWKDLGIPWLRRIFFVGLGLAVIQQITGVNSIMYYGTQILSQSGFGREAALTANIANGVISVLATFVGIWLLGKVGRRRMLITGQVGTTTALLLIGLFSLILPEGTARGFVILALTVTFLAFQQGAISPVTWLMLSEIFPLKIRGLGMGASAFLLWIVNFLIGFGFPQLLAAIGISNTFFVFAVLGVAAIAFAAKYVPETKDKSLEDLEHYFKNVARSKAPTTEAQLS; encoded by the coding sequence GTGACCTCGCTTCACCGTGGGACGGCAGGAAGGGAGCCGGGGAACCACAAGTGGGCACTGCGGACTGCCACCGTCACCGCCACCCTGGGCGGCCTGCTCTTCGGCTACGACACCGGCGTGATCAACGGGGCGCTGCCTTATATGCAGGAGGACCTGGGCCTGACACCACTGACCGAGGGCCTGGTCACCTCGTCCCTGTTGTTTGGTGCTGCCTTCGGCGCCCTGTTCGGCGGCCGCCTGGCGGACCGTCACGGTCGCCGTCGGATGCTCATGGTGCTGGCTCTCATCTTCCTCGCGGGCACTATGGGCTGCACCTTTGCACCCAGCACGGAAGTGATGATCGCCGCCCGGTTCATCCTGGGGCTCGCCGTGGGCGGGGCATCGGTGACTGTTCCGGTGTACCTGGCCGAGGTATCGCCCAGCAACCGGCGCGGACGCATTGTCACCCAAAACGAACTCATGATCGTTACAGGGCAGTTGCTGGCATTTATCTTCAACGCCTACCTCGGCAACTCGTTCGGTGAGTCCCACGGCATCTGGCGCTGGATGCTGGTCATCGCCACCCTCCCGGCCGTCGCGCTGTGGATCGGGATGAATTACATGCCCGAAAGCCCCCGTTGGCTGGCTTCCATGGGCAGCTTCGAGGCGACGCTCAGCGTCCTGAAGCGCATCCGGTCACAGGCAGAGGCGCGGAGGGAGTTCGAGGAAGTCAAGGCCATGGCCGTGGAGGACTACAAGTCCAAGATGGGGTCCTGGAAGGACCTTGGCATCCCGTGGCTTCGCCGGATTTTCTTCGTGGGCCTTGGCCTGGCGGTGATCCAGCAGATCACCGGCGTGAACTCGATCATGTACTACGGGACCCAGATCCTCTCCCAGTCAGGTTTTGGCCGTGAAGCGGCGCTGACAGCCAACATCGCCAACGGCGTCATCTCAGTCCTCGCCACGTTCGTGGGAATTTGGCTGCTGGGCAAGGTGGGCCGGCGCAGGATGCTAATTACGGGCCAGGTGGGAACCACCACGGCGCTGCTGCTGATTGGCCTCTTCTCCCTGATCCTGCCGGAAGGCACAGCCCGCGGCTTCGTCATACTGGCGCTCACCGTCACGTTCCTGGCGTTCCAGCAGGGCGCCATCTCACCGGTGACCTGGCTGATGCTCTCGGAAATCTTCCCGCTGAAGATCCGCGGCCTGGGCATGGGGGCGTCGGCCTTCCTGTTGTGGATCGTGAACTTCCTGATCGGGTTCGGCTTCCCGCAGCTGCTGGCGGCGATCGGCATCTCCAACACGTTCTTCGTGTTCGCAGTCCTCGGCGTCGCCGCCATTGCCTTCGCCGCGAAGTACGTTCCCGAGACCAAGGACAAGAGCCTCGAGGACCTGGAGCACTACTTCAAGAACGTGGCGCGCAGCAAGGCCCCAACCACCGAAGCCCAGCTCTCCTAA
- a CDS encoding MarR family winged helix-turn-helix transcriptional regulator — protein sequence MGIKDDAVEVRAQGWRTLATLHGLIETELERSLQAESKLSVVEYTVLDALSRQDGWHMRMQQLARATALSPSATTRLVNRLEDRGLLTRILCDDDRRGIYTELTSSGSSLLAEARPVHDATLERALDEATAIPELAPLVDALPRLHAST from the coding sequence ATGGGCATCAAGGACGACGCCGTCGAGGTCCGCGCCCAGGGCTGGCGAACCCTTGCAACCCTGCACGGGCTGATTGAAACCGAACTGGAGCGCTCGCTGCAGGCAGAGTCGAAACTTTCAGTGGTGGAGTACACGGTGCTGGATGCCCTCAGCCGGCAGGATGGATGGCACATGCGCATGCAGCAACTGGCCCGCGCCACGGCATTAAGCCCCAGCGCCACCACCCGGCTGGTCAACCGGCTGGAGGACCGCGGCCTGCTCACCAGGATTTTGTGCGACGACGACCGGCGCGGGATCTACACCGAGTTGACTTCCAGCGGGAGCAGTTTGCTCGCGGAAGCGCGGCCGGTGCACGACGCCACCCTGGAACGTGCCCTCGATGAGGCCACGGCCATCCCGGAACTGGCGCCGCTGGTGGATGCCCTGCCCCGGTTGCACGCCAGCACCTAG
- a CDS encoding MFS transporter, with product MPVGLIALALGGFGIGLTEFVIAGLLPQVAADFGVSEASAGWFISGYALAVVVGALGLTAAVTRFQRKPVLAALLVLFIAGNLLSATAEGYWPMMLGRVIAALSHGAFFGIGAVVAAGMVPPSKKAGAIALMFTGLTAANVLGVPFGTLLGQAAGWRATFWAITAIGVAALAGILALVPKSAGAAEQAGSLRSELRAFRSGQVWLSIVVTILGYGGMFGAFTYIAYTLTEVSGFAVSTVPWLLIVFGVGLFVGNTVGGKAADRNVDRTLLAVLAALTAVLVAFALAAANPVLTVISLVLMGGFGFATVPGLQMRVMKYASGAPTLASGANIGAFNVGNALGAWLGGVTITAGLGYTSPIWAGAVITLAGLAVMAFAAAGAKRSEKQHKVVAASTDMPGLVRS from the coding sequence ATGCCTGTTGGCTTGATAGCACTCGCCCTCGGCGGGTTTGGCATTGGACTTACCGAGTTCGTCATTGCCGGGCTCCTTCCGCAGGTCGCGGCGGACTTCGGCGTCAGTGAGGCCTCGGCCGGTTGGTTCATCTCCGGCTACGCGCTGGCCGTGGTGGTGGGCGCCTTGGGGCTGACTGCTGCCGTCACGCGCTTCCAGCGTAAGCCGGTCCTGGCCGCACTGCTGGTGCTGTTCATCGCAGGAAACCTGCTCTCGGCCACTGCGGAGGGATACTGGCCCATGATGTTGGGCCGCGTCATTGCCGCCCTCTCACATGGCGCCTTCTTTGGCATCGGCGCTGTGGTGGCGGCAGGCATGGTCCCGCCCAGCAAGAAGGCCGGTGCGATCGCGCTGATGTTCACCGGCCTCACCGCGGCCAACGTCCTGGGCGTGCCGTTTGGAACGCTGCTGGGCCAGGCCGCAGGGTGGCGTGCCACGTTCTGGGCGATCACAGCCATTGGCGTGGCCGCGCTCGCCGGGATCCTGGCGCTGGTCCCCAAATCGGCAGGTGCGGCAGAGCAAGCAGGCAGCCTTCGCTCCGAACTTCGAGCCTTCCGGTCCGGTCAGGTATGGCTGTCCATCGTTGTTACCATCCTCGGGTACGGCGGCATGTTCGGCGCGTTCACCTACATCGCCTACACGCTCACGGAGGTCTCCGGCTTCGCGGTGTCAACCGTGCCGTGGCTGCTCATCGTCTTCGGGGTGGGTCTTTTCGTGGGAAACACTGTGGGCGGCAAGGCCGCAGACCGGAACGTGGACCGCACGCTCCTGGCAGTGCTCGCCGCGCTGACCGCGGTTCTCGTGGCCTTCGCCCTGGCAGCCGCCAACCCGGTCCTCACCGTCATTTCCCTGGTGCTGATGGGAGGCTTCGGCTTTGCCACCGTACCGGGCCTGCAGATGCGCGTGATGAAGTACGCCTCCGGGGCTCCCACGCTGGCCTCCGGCGCCAATATCGGTGCCTTCAATGTGGGCAACGCCCTGGGCGCCTGGCTGGGCGGCGTCACCATCACCGCCGGGCTCGGCTACACCTCGCCCATCTGGGCCGGCGCAGTGATTACCCTTGCGGGCCTTGCCGTCATGGCCTTCGCTGCGGCCGGCGCCAAGCGGAGCGAGAAGCAGCACAAGGTAGTGGCGGCATCCACTGACATGCCTGGGCTTGTCCGGTCCTAG